A DNA window from Nitratidesulfovibrio sp. SRB-5 contains the following coding sequences:
- a CDS encoding MarR family transcriptional regulator, whose product MEDQVLKAMKEAGKPVRPGDIAKALAVDSKDVSKAIDALKKAGKIHSPKRCFYEPVA is encoded by the coding sequence ATGGAAGATCAGGTTCTCAAAGCCATGAAGGAAGCGGGCAAGCCCGTGCGTCCCGGCGACATCGCCAAGGCCCTTGCCGTGGATTCCAAGGACGTTTCCAAGGCCATCGACGCCCTGAAGAAGGCCGGCAAGATTCATTCGCCCAAGCGCTGCTTCTACGAGCCGGTGGCGTAA
- a CDS encoding lysozyme inhibitor LprI family protein — MPFRQWMTAWMTAWMVACQLAFSAGAALAAGGQRADGVAPATPVTPCSPEWVALIDGSIPTSDGQGHGPDLGSDEWKSVVEFRLGLRGRADVPERDDPAWCVLIDRLVRGAPAAPATPRGGNAAPTEGPSFPCTEVRPGSAEAMVCADAELAGLDRALADVYAAAQDRSANEHPPFLRAEQRGWVKGRDECWKSADRRACVRDAYVLRIAELQARYRLVAQDGPHRYVCGASPADEVVVTCFATTPPTLVAERGDRVSLMYRQDDGPAPADRAQAAASATYRGRNEWLRLTAGAGDSGGLCLSGLSGLSGLSGLSCLSGVSGVSGASGVSGVSGASGASGEHGATGATGGTEGTGVPGNVAAHGGEAVLVWGYQAPELRCRPAD; from the coding sequence ATGCCGTTCAGGCAATGGATGACCGCTTGGATGACCGCATGGATGGTGGCCTGCCAGCTGGCCTTCTCGGCTGGTGCGGCGCTGGCCGCCGGTGGGCAGCGGGCGGACGGGGTCGCGCCTGCCACGCCCGTCACCCCATGCTCGCCGGAATGGGTGGCGTTGATTGACGGCAGTATCCCCACCAGTGACGGACAGGGCCACGGGCCGGACCTCGGTTCCGACGAATGGAAGTCCGTGGTGGAATTCCGGCTGGGTTTGCGTGGTCGCGCGGATGTCCCCGAGCGGGACGATCCGGCGTGGTGCGTTCTGATCGACAGGCTGGTGCGCGGCGCGCCCGCCGCGCCCGCCACACCGCGCGGGGGCAATGCCGCGCCCACGGAGGGGCCCTCGTTCCCGTGCACGGAAGTGCGGCCCGGCAGCGCCGAAGCCATGGTCTGCGCCGATGCGGAACTGGCCGGGCTGGACCGTGCCCTGGCCGATGTCTACGCCGCCGCCCAGGACAGGTCCGCCAACGAGCACCCTCCGTTTCTCAGGGCCGAACAGCGCGGCTGGGTCAAGGGGCGCGACGAATGCTGGAAAAGCGCGGACCGCCGGGCCTGCGTGCGTGACGCATACGTGTTGCGCATCGCGGAATTGCAGGCCCGCTACCGGCTGGTGGCGCAGGATGGTCCGCACCGGTACGTGTGCGGCGCCAGCCCCGCCGACGAGGTGGTGGTCACCTGTTTCGCCACCACCCCGCCCACCCTCGTGGCCGAGCGCGGCGACCGGGTCTCGCTGATGTACCGGCAGGACGACGGCCCGGCACCGGCGGATCGTGCCCAAGCTGCCGCGTCCGCCACCTACCGGGGCCGCAACGAATGGCTGCGCCTGACAGCCGGTGCGGGGGATTCCGGCGGGTTGTGCCTGTCCGGCCTGTCCGGTTTATCTGGCCTGTCCGGTCTGTCCTGTCTGTCTGGGGTGTCTGGCGTATCGGGCGCGTCCGGCGTATCCGGCGTATCCGGCGCGTCTGGCGCGTCTGGCGAGCATGGGGCAACGGGGGCAACGGGGGGAACCGAAGGAACCGGAGTGCCGGGCAACGTTGCCGCCCACGGCGGCGAAGCCGTGCTGGTGTGGGGATATCAGGCGCCGGAATTGCGCTGCCGCCCGGCGGACTGA
- a CDS encoding MGH1-like glycoside hydrolase domain-containing protein, with protein sequence MARTSETAEHVRLNSCGQGTEERTTNHHPWKKWGPYLSERQWGTVREDYSDDGDAWNHFSHDQARSRAYRWGEDGLGGISNDRQVLCLALALWNGRDPILKERLFGLTNSEGNHGEDVKEYYFYLDSTPTHSYMKYLYKYPQAAFPYDDLVRTNAGRTRHDPEYELLDTGCFADDRYFDVFVEYAKAAPDDMLVRITAHNRGPDPAPLHVLPTLWFRNTWSWPDGGSRPELRGEAKGGHAVITARHTDPLFLESLPHCTLRCEGAPELLFTENDTNTWRLYGTPNERPWVKDGINARVVSGAPDTVNPDLEGTKASAWYRLHVPAGGSATIRLRLSADGAALPADPFGSDHDEVFAARRREADEFYRAVTPPSADEDRALVLRQALAGMLWSKQYYYFDADKWLEEHHAHPLLGQQRQQRNREWFHMVNDHIISMPDKWEYPWYAAWDLAFHAVALSTADPEFAKEQLDLMLREIYMHPSGQLPAYEWNFSDVNPPVHAWATLFLYLTEKVLHGRQDVEFLKRAFTRLALNFTWWVNRKDRDGNNIFEGGFLGLDNIGVFDRSAPLPTGGHLEQADGTAWMAFFCQNMMEIAAELTVHDPVYEDFCVKFAEHFLWIAMAINRPGDGGLWDEEDGFYYDLLRLPDGTSQRLKVRSLVGLLPLCAVTVVEEEQRARMPRATAALLARLARMPELLGYIHATGPGHLGCANRGIIALVNEERLRRILTRVLDENEFLGPYGIRALSRHHLDHPYVLRAGGQEYRVGYLPAESDSGMFGGNSNWRGPVWMPVNGLIVRALLSYYAYYGDNFRIECPTGSGVLMNLYEVAEELTERLTRIFLRGPDGARPVFGGEQKFRSDPHWRDCVLFYEYFHGDNGAGIGASHQTGWTGLVAKLIELFGLFEPQALLKGGKQKGFRAGT encoded by the coding sequence ATGGCACGTACCAGTGAAACGGCGGAACACGTCCGCCTGAATTCCTGCGGCCAGGGCACGGAAGAGCGCACCACCAACCACCACCCGTGGAAGAAATGGGGTCCCTATCTCAGCGAGCGGCAATGGGGCACCGTGCGCGAAGACTACAGCGACGACGGCGACGCCTGGAACCACTTCAGCCACGACCAGGCCCGCTCGCGGGCCTACCGCTGGGGCGAGGACGGGCTTGGCGGCATCAGCAACGACCGGCAGGTGCTGTGCCTGGCCCTGGCCCTGTGGAACGGGCGCGACCCCATCCTGAAGGAGCGGCTGTTCGGCCTTACCAACAGCGAGGGCAACCACGGCGAGGACGTGAAGGAATACTACTTCTACCTCGACAGCACTCCCACCCATTCGTACATGAAATACCTGTACAAATACCCGCAGGCGGCCTTTCCGTACGACGATCTGGTGCGCACCAACGCCGGGCGCACCAGGCACGATCCGGAGTACGAGCTTCTGGACACCGGCTGCTTCGCGGACGACCGCTACTTCGACGTGTTCGTGGAATACGCCAAGGCAGCCCCCGACGACATGCTGGTGCGCATCACCGCGCACAACCGGGGGCCGGACCCAGCCCCCCTGCACGTGCTGCCCACCCTGTGGTTCCGCAATACCTGGTCGTGGCCGGACGGCGGCAGCAGGCCGGAACTGCGCGGTGAAGCGAAGGGTGGGCACGCGGTGATAACCGCCCGCCACACCGACCCGCTGTTCCTGGAAAGTCTGCCCCACTGCACCCTGCGCTGCGAAGGCGCGCCGGAACTGCTGTTCACCGAAAACGACACCAACACCTGGCGTCTGTACGGCACCCCCAACGAGCGGCCCTGGGTCAAGGACGGCATCAATGCCCGCGTGGTGTCGGGCGCGCCGGACACGGTGAACCCGGACCTGGAGGGCACCAAGGCCTCGGCGTGGTACCGCCTGCATGTTCCGGCCGGGGGCAGCGCCACCATTCGCTTGCGGCTCTCCGCTGACGGCGCGGCCCTTCCGGCGGACCCCTTCGGTTCGGACCACGACGAGGTTTTCGCCGCGCGCAGACGCGAGGCGGACGAGTTCTACCGCGCCGTCACCCCACCCTCGGCGGACGAAGACCGGGCCCTGGTGCTGCGCCAGGCGCTGGCGGGCATGCTGTGGTCCAAGCAGTACTACTATTTCGATGCGGACAAGTGGCTGGAAGAGCACCACGCGCACCCCCTGCTGGGCCAGCAGCGCCAGCAGCGCAACCGCGAATGGTTTCACATGGTCAACGACCACATCATCTCCATGCCCGACAAGTGGGAATACCCGTGGTACGCGGCGTGGGACCTGGCCTTCCACGCGGTGGCCCTGTCCACGGCCGACCCGGAATTCGCCAAGGAGCAGCTGGACCTGATGCTGCGCGAAATCTACATGCACCCCAGCGGCCAGTTGCCCGCCTACGAATGGAACTTCAGCGACGTGAACCCCCCGGTGCACGCCTGGGCCACCCTGTTCCTGTACCTTACGGAAAAGGTCCTGCACGGGCGGCAGGACGTGGAATTCCTGAAGCGCGCCTTCACCCGGCTGGCCCTCAACTTTACCTGGTGGGTCAACCGCAAGGACCGCGACGGCAACAACATCTTCGAGGGGGGCTTTCTGGGGCTGGACAACATCGGCGTGTTCGACCGCAGCGCGCCGCTGCCCACGGGTGGTCATCTGGAACAGGCCGACGGTACGGCGTGGATGGCCTTCTTCTGCCAGAACATGATGGAGATCGCCGCGGAACTCACCGTGCACGACCCGGTGTACGAAGACTTCTGCGTCAAGTTCGCGGAGCATTTCCTGTGGATCGCCATGGCCATCAACCGGCCGGGCGACGGCGGCCTGTGGGACGAGGAGGATGGCTTCTACTACGACCTGCTGCGCCTGCCTGACGGCACCTCGCAGCGGCTCAAGGTGCGCTCGCTGGTGGGCCTGCTGCCGCTGTGCGCCGTCACCGTGGTGGAAGAAGAGCAGCGCGCCCGCATGCCCAGAGCCACGGCGGCCCTGCTTGCCCGCCTGGCCCGCATGCCGGAACTGCTGGGCTACATCCACGCCACCGGCCCCGGCCACCTGGGCTGCGCCAACCGGGGCATCATCGCCCTGGTCAACGAGGAACGGCTGCGGCGCATCCTGACCCGCGTGCTGGACGAGAACGAGTTCCTTGGCCCCTACGGCATCCGCGCCCTGTCGCGCCATCATCTGGACCATCCCTACGTGCTTCGCGCGGGCGGGCAGGAATACCGGGTGGGCTACCTGCCCGCTGAATCGGACAGCGGCATGTTCGGCGGCAACTCCAACTGGCGCGGTCCGGTGTGGATGCCGGTGAACGGGCTGATCGTGCGGGCCCTTCTGTCGTACTACGCGTATTATGGCGACAACTTCCGCATCGAATGCCCCACCGGTTCGGGCGTGCTGATGAACCTGTACGAGGTGGCGGAGGAACTGACGGAGCGGCTGACGCGCATCTTCCTGCGTGGGCCGGACGGCGCGCGGCCGGTGTTCGGCGGGGAGCAGAAGTTTCGTTCCGACCCCCACTGGCGCGACTGCGTACTGTTCTACGAATACTTCCACGGCGACAACGGCGCGGGCATCGGCGCCAGCCACCAGACAGGGTGGACCGGCCTGGTGGCCAAGCTTATCGAGCTGTTCGGCCTGTTCGAGCCACAGGCCCTGCTGAAGGGGGGCAAGCAGAAAGGGTTCAGGGCCGGGACGTGA
- the gyrA gene encoding DNA gyrase subunit A — protein sequence MSQQVSIEKELRKSYLEYSLSVIIGRAIPDARDGLKPVHRRIMFAQHELGNGYTRPPKKSARVVGDVIGKYHPHGDSAVYDALVRMAQDFSMRDPLVDGQGNFGSIDGDAAAAMRYTEVRMSRLAGEFLADIDKETVDFRPNYDNTLLEPSVLPTKVPNLLLNGSSGIAVGMATNIPPHNLGELCGALLHIVDEPGCTVEDLMDHVKGPDFPTAGFVYAGQGLYDAYTTGRGTVKVRGKVEIEERKKGLQAIVIREIPFALNKSSLVEKIAALVNERKIDGVADLRDESDRKGIRVVIDLKRGTIPDIVVNALYKYTPLESSFGINMLAVVGNRPQLLNLKQALEIFLEHRREVIIRRTRYDLRKAEARAHILEGLRIALDNIDEVVALIRASKTPQDAKDALMGRFTLSEAQAQAILDMRLQRLTNLEHEKLIEEYNELLKKIEFFRSVLENPEVLRSVIREEIGELRDTFATKRRTEVLEEELDGIDIEDLIPDEDVVITLSRRGYIKRTTLDNYQQQRRGGKGIAGVHTSEDDFVQDFLTTTNHQYLLLFTNHGRMHQIKVHRVPEGSRTAKGVHIANLVQLDKDELVTNVLTVREFAEDRYFLFVTRRGMVKRSSASLYAKCRKTGLIAVGLRPEDELIMVREVDEHCHIVLTTGDGMAIRFQCEDVRPMGRSATGVKGIALRGKDRVVACVILAAEDESTEIMSVSANGFGKRTKADLYRVQSRGGVGVKNFKVTPKTGDVIGAMPVRDDDALVLLTSTNKILRMGLTDVRSVGRATQGVRLVRLDEGALVVGFDRIDEREVVDGEE from the coding sequence GTGTCGCAACAGGTCAGCATAGAAAAAGAGCTCAGGAAGTCGTACCTCGAGTACTCCCTGAGCGTTATCATCGGCCGCGCCATCCCGGATGCGCGCGACGGCCTGAAACCGGTGCACCGTCGCATCATGTTCGCCCAGCACGAGCTGGGCAACGGCTACACCCGCCCGCCCAAGAAGTCGGCGCGCGTGGTCGGTGACGTCATCGGTAAGTACCACCCGCACGGCGATTCCGCCGTGTACGACGCCCTGGTCCGCATGGCGCAGGACTTTTCCATGCGCGATCCCCTGGTGGACGGGCAGGGCAACTTCGGCTCCATCGACGGCGACGCCGCGGCGGCCATGCGATACACCGAAGTGCGCATGTCCCGCCTGGCGGGCGAATTCCTTGCCGACATCGACAAGGAGACGGTGGACTTCCGGCCCAACTACGACAACACCCTGCTCGAACCTTCGGTGCTGCCCACCAAGGTGCCGAACCTGCTGCTGAACGGTTCGTCGGGCATCGCGGTGGGCATGGCCACCAACATTCCGCCCCACAACCTGGGCGAGCTGTGCGGCGCGCTGCTGCACATCGTGGACGAGCCTGGCTGCACCGTGGAAGACCTGATGGACCATGTGAAGGGTCCGGACTTCCCCACGGCGGGCTTCGTCTACGCCGGGCAGGGCCTGTACGACGCCTACACCACCGGGCGCGGCACCGTGAAGGTGCGCGGCAAGGTGGAGATAGAAGAGCGCAAGAAGGGCCTGCAGGCCATTGTCATCAGGGAAATTCCCTTCGCGCTCAACAAGTCGAGCCTGGTGGAGAAGATCGCGGCGCTGGTCAACGAACGCAAGATCGACGGCGTGGCGGACCTGCGCGACGAATCGGACCGCAAGGGCATCCGCGTGGTCATCGACCTCAAGCGCGGCACCATCCCCGACATCGTGGTCAATGCGCTGTACAAGTACACGCCGCTGGAAAGCTCGTTCGGCATCAACATGCTGGCCGTGGTGGGCAACCGCCCGCAGCTGCTGAACCTGAAGCAGGCGCTGGAAATCTTCCTCGAGCACCGGCGCGAGGTTATCATCCGCCGCACCCGGTACGACCTGCGCAAGGCAGAGGCGCGCGCCCACATCCTGGAAGGCCTGCGCATCGCCCTCGACAACATCGACGAGGTCGTCGCCCTGATCCGCGCGTCCAAGACGCCGCAGGACGCCAAGGACGCGTTGATGGGCCGCTTCACCCTGTCCGAGGCCCAGGCCCAGGCCATTCTGGACATGCGCCTGCAGCGCCTGACCAACCTCGAACACGAAAAGTTGATCGAGGAATACAACGAGCTGCTCAAGAAGATCGAATTCTTCCGCTCGGTGCTGGAAAACCCCGAAGTGCTGCGTTCGGTCATCCGCGAGGAAATAGGCGAACTGCGCGACACCTTCGCCACCAAGCGCCGCACCGAAGTGCTGGAAGAAGAACTGGACGGCATCGACATCGAGGACCTCATCCCCGACGAGGACGTGGTCATCACCCTGTCGCGCCGCGGCTACATCAAGCGCACCACGCTGGACAACTACCAGCAGCAGCGCCGCGGCGGAAAGGGCATCGCCGGGGTGCACACCTCGGAAGACGACTTCGTGCAGGACTTCCTGACCACCACCAACCACCAGTACCTGCTGCTGTTCACCAACCACGGCCGCATGCACCAGATCAAGGTGCACCGCGTGCCCGAAGGCAGCCGCACGGCCAAGGGCGTGCACATCGCCAACCTGGTCCAGCTGGACAAGGACGAACTGGTCACCAACGTGCTTACCGTGCGCGAGTTCGCCGAGGACCGGTACTTCCTGTTCGTGACCCGGCGCGGCATGGTCAAGCGCTCCAGCGCCTCGCTGTACGCCAAGTGCCGCAAGACCGGCCTCATCGCCGTGGGCCTGCGCCCCGAGGATGAGCTGATCATGGTGCGCGAGGTGGACGAGCACTGCCACATCGTGCTCACCACCGGCGACGGCATGGCCATCCGCTTCCAGTGCGAGGACGTCCGGCCCATGGGCCGCAGCGCCACCGGGGTCAAGGGCATTGCCCTGCGCGGCAAGGACCGCGTGGTGGCCTGCGTCATCCTGGCCGCAGAGGACGAAAGCACCGAGATCATGTCCGTGTCCGCCAACGGCTTCGGCAAGCGCACCAAGGCCGACCTGTACCGCGTGCAGTCGCGCGGCGGCGTGGGGGTCAAGAACTTCAAGGTCACCCCCAAGACCGGCGACGTCATCGGCGCCATGCCCGTGCGCGACGATGACGCCCTCGTCCTGCTCACCTCCACCAACAAGATCCTGCGCATGGGCCTCACCGACGTGCGCAGCGTGGGCCGCGCCACCCAGGGCGTGCGCCTGGTGCGCCTGGACGAAGGCGCCCTCGTGGTCGGCTTTGACCGCATCGACGAACGCGAAGTGGTGGACGGCGAAGAGTAG
- the asnS gene encoding asparagine--tRNA ligase codes for MARTPVADALTAQAPVAHIRICGWVRTRRDAKGFSFLEINDGSCLANIQCIVDEALPDYAVIKDVNTGAAVDVRGELVESPGKGQKWEVRAAALTLLGGADAEAYPLQKKRHSDEFLRTIAHLRARTNKFGAAFRIRSEAAYAIHEFFRQRGFFHVHTPILTGSDCEGAGEMFRVTTLPASGASSAPVPPSGNHFEADFFGKECNLTVSGQLEAEALAMGLGKVYTFGPTFRAENSNTARHAAEFWMIEPEFAFADLNDDMELAEAMTRTVVTRVLERCAADIELFDRFVDSGLIERLRTIADQPFARVSYREAIELLKTCGKKFDYPVSFGLDLQTEHERYLAEEHFGKPVIVYNYPKSIKAFYMRLNDDNETVAAMDVLVPRIGELIGGSQREERLDVLEARIREIGQNPDDYWWYLDLRRFGSVPHAGFGLGFERLLMLLTGIANIRDVVPFPRTPGNLEF; via the coding sequence ATGGCCCGCACCCCCGTGGCCGATGCCCTTACCGCCCAGGCCCCCGTGGCGCACATCCGCATCTGCGGCTGGGTGCGCACCCGGCGCGATGCCAAGGGCTTCTCGTTTCTCGAAATCAACGACGGCTCGTGCCTTGCCAACATCCAGTGCATCGTGGACGAGGCCCTGCCCGACTATGCCGTGATCAAGGACGTGAACACCGGCGCCGCCGTGGACGTGCGTGGCGAACTGGTGGAATCGCCCGGAAAGGGCCAGAAGTGGGAAGTGCGCGCCGCCGCCCTGACCCTGCTGGGCGGTGCCGACGCGGAAGCCTATCCGTTGCAGAAGAAGCGCCATTCCGACGAATTTTTGCGCACCATCGCCCACCTGCGCGCGCGCACCAACAAGTTCGGTGCGGCGTTCCGCATCCGCTCCGAGGCCGCCTACGCCATCCACGAATTCTTCCGCCAGCGCGGCTTCTTCCACGTGCACACGCCCATTCTGACGGGTTCGGACTGCGAGGGCGCGGGCGAGATGTTCCGCGTCACCACCCTGCCCGCATCCGGCGCATCAAGCGCCCCGGTTCCGCCCTCGGGCAACCACTTCGAGGCAGACTTCTTCGGCAAGGAATGCAACCTCACCGTGTCCGGCCAGCTGGAGGCCGAGGCTCTGGCCATGGGGCTGGGCAAGGTCTACACCTTCGGGCCCACCTTCCGCGCCGAGAACTCCAACACCGCCCGCCACGCCGCCGAATTCTGGATGATCGAACCTGAATTCGCCTTCGCGGACCTGAACGACGACATGGAACTGGCCGAGGCCATGACCCGCACGGTGGTCACCCGCGTGCTGGAGCGCTGCGCCGCCGACATTGAACTGTTCGACCGCTTCGTGGACAGCGGGCTGATCGAACGTCTGCGCACCATCGCCGACCAGCCCTTTGCGCGGGTATCCTACCGCGAGGCCATCGAACTGCTGAAGACCTGCGGCAAGAAGTTCGACTACCCCGTGTCCTTCGGGCTGGACCTGCAGACCGAGCACGAACGCTACCTGGCCGAAGAACATTTCGGCAAACCGGTCATCGTCTACAACTACCCGAAATCCATCAAGGCGTTCTACATGCGCCTGAACGACGACAACGAAACCGTGGCCGCCATGGATGTGCTGGTGCCGCGCATCGGCGAACTGATCGGCGGCAGCCAGCGCGAGGAGCGGCTGGACGTGCTGGAAGCGCGCATCCGCGAAATAGGCCAGAACCCCGACGACTACTGGTGGTACCTGGACCTGCGGCGCTTCGGCTCCGTGCCGCACGCGGGCTTCGGCCTGGGTTTCGAACGGCTGCTGATGCTGCTGACCGGCATCGCCAATATCCGCGACGTGGTGCCGTTTCCCCGGACACCGGGCAATCTCGAATTCTAA
- a CDS encoding universal stress protein has product MTKPSRILLAIDGTQGSYRAARHAALIANLTGAEVILLHCADPHPSLSLPFSTGGTRTADATGGMPQSFGYAPPSPHERVGPARDILQDHQVRYMEHTVEGPAAETILGMAQREHCDLIVMGRHGTGTDDEPDVGRTAEHVVRAAPCTVMVAA; this is encoded by the coding sequence ATGACCAAGCCATCGCGCATTCTGCTGGCCATTGATGGAACCCAGGGTTCCTACCGTGCGGCTCGCCATGCCGCACTCATAGCCAACCTCACCGGAGCGGAGGTCATCCTTCTGCACTGCGCCGACCCGCATCCCTCGCTGTCCCTGCCCTTTTCCACCGGCGGCACCCGTACAGCAGACGCAACCGGCGGCATGCCGCAGTCTTTCGGCTACGCGCCGCCCTCCCCCCACGAACGGGTGGGGCCCGCGCGCGACATCCTTCAGGACCATCAGGTCCGGTACATGGAACACACCGTGGAAGGCCCGGCGGCGGAAACCATTCTGGGCATGGCCCAGCGCGAGCACTGCGACCTCATCGTCATGGGACGCCACGGCACCGGCACAGACGATGAACCGGACGTGGGACGCACCGCTGAACACGTGGTGCGGGCGGCGCCCTGCACGGTGATGGTGGCAGCCTAG
- the ngr gene encoding nigerythrin, with protein sequence MKVRAQIPTVKNATNFNTVADSKTAVGSTLDNLKAAIAGETGAHAKYTAFAQAAREQGYTQIARLFEATAAAELIHIDLEYALVAEMEPGYVKPTVAAPAAKACDLNLISGANGEIYETSDMYPAFIRKAQEEGQNKAVHVFTRAKLAESVHAERYLAAYNDLDAPDDDKFHLCPICGYIHKGEDFEKCPICFRPKNTFTAY encoded by the coding sequence ATGAAAGTTCGCGCGCAGATACCAACCGTCAAGAACGCAACCAACTTCAATACAGTGGCGGACAGCAAGACCGCCGTGGGCAGCACCCTCGACAACCTCAAGGCCGCCATTGCGGGCGAAACCGGGGCGCACGCCAAGTACACGGCCTTTGCCCAGGCCGCCCGCGAGCAGGGCTACACGCAGATCGCCCGCCTGTTCGAGGCCACGGCGGCTGCCGAGCTGATCCACATCGATCTGGAATATGCCCTGGTGGCCGAAATGGAACCCGGCTACGTCAAGCCCACGGTGGCCGCGCCCGCCGCCAAGGCGTGCGACCTGAACCTTATTTCCGGGGCCAACGGCGAAATTTACGAAACGTCGGACATGTACCCGGCCTTCATCAGGAAGGCGCAGGAAGAAGGGCAGAACAAGGCCGTCCACGTGTTCACGCGGGCGAAGCTGGCCGAATCCGTCCACGCCGAACGCTACCTGGCCGCCTACAACGACCTTGATGCGCCGGACGACGACAAGTTCCACCTGTGTCCCATCTGCGGGTACATCCACAAGGGCGAGGACTTCGAGAAGTGTCCCATCTGTTTCCGCCCCAAGAACACCTTTACGGCGTACTGA
- a CDS encoding tetratricopeptide repeat protein → MADARKAAGERRYGEAEKLLERYLRLNPEGEERWEAWQRLVQITQDVRGDEKAAMELLEAMYLEFGMDGDKAREVLVRLGGLLETARRWDRAADVWRKLMEVPDLPGDENARAHRRLARIHASRREFGIAEDVLQQCLQLKAVEARRAECLYDLADVQMAMEHFARGADLARQILAMPGADKELKALAGFLLGDALEQQGRNAEALGVFESVRETYPNEMVVDTRIRQLRKGR, encoded by the coding sequence ATGGCGGATGCGCGCAAGGCGGCGGGCGAGCGGCGCTATGGCGAGGCGGAGAAGCTGCTGGAGCGGTACCTGCGTTTGAACCCGGAGGGTGAGGAGCGTTGGGAGGCGTGGCAGCGGCTGGTGCAGATCACTCAGGACGTGCGGGGTGATGAGAAGGCAGCCATGGAGTTGCTGGAGGCTATGTACCTCGAGTTCGGCATGGACGGTGACAAGGCCCGCGAGGTGCTGGTGCGGCTGGGCGGCCTGCTGGAGACGGCGCGGCGTTGGGACCGGGCGGCGGACGTGTGGCGCAAGCTGATGGAGGTGCCGGACCTGCCGGGCGACGAGAATGCCCGGGCGCACCGGCGGCTGGCGCGCATTCATGCCTCGCGGCGCGAGTTCGGCATTGCGGAGGACGTGCTGCAGCAGTGCCTGCAACTGAAGGCCGTGGAGGCCCGGCGCGCCGAATGCCTGTACGACCTGGCCGACGTGCAGATGGCCATGGAGCATTTTGCGCGCGGGGCGGACCTGGCGCGGCAGATACTGGCCATGCCGGGCGCGGACAAGGAGTTGAAGGCGCTGGCCGGGTTCCTGCTGGGCGATGCGCTGGAGCAGCAGGGCAGGAACGCGGAGGCGCTGGGGGTGTTCGAATCGGTGCGCGAGACGTACCCCAATGAAATGGTGGTGGATACGCGCATCCGCCAGTTGCGCAAGGGGCGCTAG